CGACTTCGTCTACTAGTAGATCTATGGAAAGCCGCTCGACGCCGGGCATGGAGGCCACGGCCTGACGCTCTTTGTCGCCTTCGAGGACAAAGACCGGCCAGATCAGATCGTCGGCGGTCATCCTGGTTTCGCGGACCATGCGCCGGGCCCACTCGGTCTTGCGGTTGCGCCGCATGCGGGTCCAAGGATAGCTGCCCAGGCCCAGGCTTGCGTTATCGGTCACGTCCAGATCCTCCCAAAGTGCGACCGTCGAAGCATAGCGCCGACGGCCCTATTTGAAAGGGGTAATTGCCCCTCAATCACGTCGCAACTAGCTCAATTTCTGCAAGGCCGGGAAGGCTTCCAGGATCCAATTGCTGATGCTGTTCAACCCACCGGTGAGAATAAGCACGCCGGTGAGCACCAGCAGACCGCCCAAGGCCATCTCGATCTTGCCCAGATGGCGGCGGAACTTGGCCAGGAATAACATGAAGCGGCTGGCAAAGGCGGCGGCGAGCAGGAATGGAATGCCCAGTCCGGCCGAGTAGATGGACAGCAGGATAATGCCGTCCCAAATGCTTTCGCCCATGGCCGCCTGCATGAGAATGGTCGACAATACCGGTCCGACGCAGGGGGTCCAACCGAAGCCAAACGCCATACCGATCAAAAAGGCGCCGATCACCCCTGCTGGTTTGTTTTCCAGGTGAAAGCGCTTTTCGAAGTTCAAGAATCCGATCTTGAACAGGCCCATGTAATGCAGCCCGAAGATAATGATCAAGATGGCGCCGAAAATGGCGAATTCCCGTTTGTGCTGACCCATGAAGCCGCCGATGGTGGTGGCTCCGGCGCCCAGGCTGACAAACACGAAGCTCAGGCCGAGGACGAAAAACAGGCCGGAGATCAATGCCCGGCGGGTTGTTTCCGATCGCTGCTTGGAATCCGCGTCGGTCAGGTCTTCCAGCGAGGCGCCGGAGATGAACGACAGGTAGGCTGGCACAAGCGGCAGAATGCAGGGGGCCAAGAAGGTGAGGATACCGGCAACCATCGCCGTACCGTAGGAAACGTCCATGCCCATGATCGGGAACTCCTGACAAACGGGGGCCCCGCGCTCTCAGAGGAGAGGCGCGGGGCAGTAACGGGGGAAACGAACGCGCTTAAGCGCCGACGACCTTAATACTGCGATTGGGCGGTAGGTCGATGACTTTCTTGCGTTGGATGTAGTCGGAGACCACGTCCCAGATGGGCGGACCCTCGGTGCCTTCATTGACCGATGCCCAACCGCCGACGGTGTAGTCCTTGGAGGCCTCGACCTTTTCACCATTGGACAAAAGGGTCATGTCGGAAACCCGGCTACCCATTTTCTCGTGGATATTGAAGGTAAAGCCCATGCCGCCGACACGCACCATGTCGCCACCCTGCTGGTAGTAGGGATCCGGGTTGAACAGGTTGTCGCCCACGTCTTCAAGGATGTCCTTGATGGTTTTTCCGCTCATCTGCGAGCGGTAGCAGGCCGGATAGGTGATGCCGGTCTGATGATAGACATGCTCGACCAGAATGTCCGAGCCCGGGGGCAGGGACGAGCCCCAACGGAACCCTGGCGACAGGGAAATCTGACAATCGCGCTCTTCGATGATCGACTGACAGATCAGATCGTCGAAGGTACCGTTGAAGTTGCCCCGGCGATACAGCAGGGAATCGGTGCGGCCCAGGACCTTGTTGACGTCCTTTTCGTAGGGCGCGCGGATCTGATGCACCAGCTTGGCCATTTCCGGGTCCGGGGTGATGGCATCGGTGAACACCGGCATCAGCTTGAAC
The sequence above is drawn from the Magnetospira sp. QH-2 genome and encodes:
- a CDS encoding cytochrome c biogenesis CcdA family protein; translated protein: MGMDVSYGTAMVAGILTFLAPCILPLVPAYLSFISGASLEDLTDADSKQRSETTRRALISGLFFVLGLSFVFVSLGAGATTIGGFMGQHKREFAIFGAILIIIFGLHYMGLFKIGFLNFEKRFHLENKPAGVIGAFLIGMAFGFGWTPCVGPVLSTILMQAAMGESIWDGIILLSIYSAGLGIPFLLAAAFASRFMLFLAKFRRHLGKIEMALGGLLVLTGVLILTGGLNSISNWILEAFPALQKLS